One genomic region from Pseudorca crassidens isolate mPseCra1 chromosome 11, mPseCra1.hap1, whole genome shotgun sequence encodes:
- the LOC137201626 gene encoding natural killer cells antigen CD94-like — translation MNTGTTFHMAAFQTTRWRLISGVLGVMCLLLVAALGVLLKNSFTKQNVQPTFSPGPSTDLQEGSGCCSCREKWIGYQCSCYFISSELKTWKDSRNFCVSQNSSLLQIQNRNELDFMNSMSYHYWIGLSYSEEHHAWLWEDNSTLFQDLFPSFHPLNPKNCIMYGRSGEVLDRDCGSQHRYVCKQQLI, via the exons CTTTTCAGACCACTCGATGGAGGCTGATTTCTGGGGTCTTAGGAGTAATGTGCCTTTTGTTGGTGGCTGCTTTGGGAGTTTTGTTGAAAAATT CATTTACTAAACAAAATGTTCAGCCGACATTCTCTCCAGGACCCTCCACAGATCTCCAGGAAG gaTCTGGCTGCTGTTCTTGCCGAGAAAAGTGGATTGGCTACCAATGCAGCTGTTACTTCATTTCTAGTGAATTAAAAACATGGAAAGACAGTAGAAATTTTTGTGTTTCTCAGAATTCCAGTCTACTTcagatacaaaacagaaatgaactg GATTTTATGAACTCCATGTCCTATCATTACTGGATTGGACTCTCTTACAGTGAAGAACATCATGCCTGGTTGTGGGAGGATAATTCTACTCTCTTCCAAGATCT ATTTCCATCCTTTCACCCTCTAAATCCAAAGAACTGCATAATGTATGGCCGAAGCGGAGAAGTTTTGGATAGAGACTGTGGGAGTCAACATCGTTATGTCTGTAAGCAACAGCTTATTTAG